AGTAATGTAAACACCATTCCCCAGTTTCaaatgttattacatttttgtctcCCCAACCACCTGTCGACCCCCAGAAATGATCTTGCAACCCCCAGGTTGAGTACCACTACACTACagacaggcctgaaatacatacacacacacacactcaggtcctatacatgcacaattggagagatgtcagaatgAGTGGGTTGCAACTGCTGGACATGCCctcaggggtgtgtgtgtgtgtgtttgtgtgtgtgtgtgtgtggggtggggggggggtggtttTGTGCCATGCTCAAGaacaccttggcagtgcccaggaggacGGAGgacagggacttgaaccagtgACCCTCCGGCTCCcaacccaacccaactccctactgactggaCTACTTCCACCATACCTTTCGAAATGAAATACACGTTCATCACGTGGTCCTTTGAAGAGGTCTTGACCTCCAGGTTAGGAAACGCTGCAGTGACCCAACCATGATATAGCATTTCCTGGAACTGAATTTTGGTGGCATAAGGTAGCAAAAGAACACAATCAGAtccattatttaaaaacaagGACATAAAACTGAACAATTAAGTATAATGTAAGAAAATATGAATTAGTTATTAACTAATGactattgattttattattttcgGCTAATTTGAGCAGTCACTAGTAAAGCCTACTAGTCATCTGATATTCCATTTCACAgttgtaaacataaacattctaAATGGCCCCAAGTTGATTTTCTGTTGCTATGGATGTGAATGACATCAACTCAAGTTAACGTTAAGTAAGTGGCCTGGCTGCTGCCTAGCAATGCAATTCCATTGTAAtggtgtaaatatatatatatatatatatatatatatatatatatatatatatatatatatatatatatacatatacttgCATTTAATGTTATAATGAACTACTAATAGTTCTCTATCAAAACAATTGAGGCCttttaaaggcatactatgcagTTTGAATTTTTGAACAGCCACCCCTATAGTCGCTGTGGAGTATTTATATTTAACGTTACCTTTGCTGTTGTTTAGCTCTCGGCAACAAGTGAAAGCCTCTTGTCTGTTTTACTCATGCGGTCAgtttctcgtttttttttccttgactCTTCCGACCGCGCTTTCTTCGTTTTCTTGCTGGTTTTGCCAGCGGCGTCCCACCCTGCTTTGCTATCGGGATGATTCGTCCTACTACGAGTTCGTTTACCATCAAAATGACTTTGAAGCTGTTATATTTAGGTACAAATCTTTATAGTATGATTTTAAATGAAACTGTAAGGTCACACTTGTTGTACTATATTGCATCATGTTATATGAATCCCACAAACAACACAGAGTAGATATTTGCATTTACAATCCATATTTGTATATTAACAATCTATTATGAGAATCTGCAATGCCCTTTCATTATTTACCAGAAAAAGATTAAGATAAAATTCAGAAACTGGAAGATACAATGATACATGTAAGttccttaaagctgcactaatcaatggTTTTATATtgacaatggatcaaatgaacATTTGTCTGTAATATGGGGTCACTCATATTAACTCGACTTGAAAGGAATTATAAAGTTTCTccgtaactgctggatgtgtaaattaGCAAACAGTTTGCCATCTCAacataaaagttaaaaacatgtcattgttgtgtttccCTCAGCTGGCCAAAAAGTCACTTAATGCATCTTTCAATTGTttaaaataatctaccaaagTATCAACAATATACCAATGTAATTCCTTAACAATTCTTTTAaaatcttaaagtgctcatattatgctcattttcaggttcataattgtatttagaggttatatcagaataggtttacatggtttaattttcaaaaaacaccatatttttgttgtactgcacattgctgcagctcctcttttcaccctgtatgTTGagctctctctttcagctacagagtgagacatctcacttctgttccatctttgttgggagtcgcacatgcacagtagctaggtaaggattactagccagtcagaaacagagtatgagggagtgtcacgctagcagctaggcgagcattataacgtgtgttacaaactgacgcacgtttgtcacagaagtaaaggctggactacaatggagctgtttgtgaacagtgttttctgttggagatggtaagtcaaTTTGGGGTgggctttgggctttttcactttgtaaacctataacatgcacaaaaagatatataacacaataaaggaaagggaaaaaaccAAGAAGCAGAATATGAGGACTTTAACAACAAAAAGTGTAATCAATTTTGctttcattcattttgatttCAGCTCTTGTCCAGAGTGGTCAGCATGTAGGAATCATCCGGTGTATTCCTTGTGGAGGCAAGCCTCGCAGAAAGTGAGTTTAATGTCCAACACACAGCGGTGTTGTTTATCATTCATATGCAACACATTGCTCCAAAACCAGCAGTGGAATAATTACTCTCATGCGACTTTCTTCACCTGTTTGTTATTTTGCAGAAAAGGCATGTGGCAACATCACAGTGTTACTGAATGGGTCTATTGTCAACGCCTTCAGTAGGAAAAGGTAAAAAGAAATTGATAAACATTTTTAGCAATGGTGTTTGTTGAGTCTGtataaaataatctttttttttttttttctcacagcaTGTTTGGAAGTACTGAATTGGACAGTCTGAACCCACACAGGGTGAATTATGTCAACATTAAGGTGGTGACCAATCTAGAGGAACCGTTTATGTGAGGATAAAAACAGCTGATATTTTGTATTATAGTAAATTGTTACTTTCACCTAAAACGGTACCACTTTCTAATaagtcaaattttttttttaagttgtaaCTAATGACTTATCACTTCATGTCAATGCAGACTGTCTAATGTAAAACATCTGGAAAAACCTGTGGAGAATCTGGATCAAAATtaatttattacattattaacatttataacggcaaattttatttcttatagTTTAAAGTCCACAAATACCTAGTATGATCAACATTTATGACTCGCTATATTGGAATAACAAGACTATGCTTTCTGGTATAACTGATCTATAAAGATTTATTATCAACCATCCATACTGCAGTAAgtaaaagctttaaaaatggTGACTAATCATTAAGTGCTAACTATTTATATCCACAAATCAAgtctcttgtttttctttttttacagagaAACATGTAGTGAAGGATCCATTGTGGACCTGATCCAGATCCTCCAGTCCAGAGGTTTCCGCTGGACTTGCACAGACAAGGACCAGTAAGTGACGGCCAAAGAGTCCTGCAAATTAAACGTCAAAATATGTCCTTTGCCCTAGaatgacacagacagacagatttatAGACAGAGAGGTTTCTGACCGAAGTACCCTGGACTAACACAAATCATATTTCTTCCCAGGACCCTGAGGATCCTTCAGTGTATCCAGAACCCCCAACAGTCCTCCTGCCAAACATGTGCAAACAGCCTCTCACACAGAAAGAGCCTCACATTTAAATGAATAGCATGTATTctgatatttttatttcaaagtggCTACAATGGCCTCAAGGTGGGTTGTTACCAATTCTGTAGCCCTCTCTATGTCAAAAACTAGTTTTTATGCTTTTGATGCATTT
The genomic region above belongs to Perca flavescens isolate YP-PL-M2 chromosome 22, PFLA_1.0, whole genome shotgun sequence and contains:
- the LOC114549609 gene encoding ADP-ribosyl cyclase/cyclic ADP-ribose hydrolase 1-like, which gives rise to MRTLTTKSVINFAFIHFDFSSCPEWSACRNHPVYSLWRQASQNFAEKACGNITVLLNGSIVNAFSRKSMFGSTELDSLNPHRVNYVNIKVVTNLEEPFIETCSEGSIVDLIQILQSRGFRWTCTDKDQTLRILQCIQNPQQSSCQTCANSLSHRKSLTFK